A section of the Phaseolus vulgaris cultivar G19833 chromosome 8, P. vulgaris v2.0, whole genome shotgun sequence genome encodes:
- the LOC137823763 gene encoding DNA-directed RNA polymerase 2B, chloroplastic/mitochondrial-like, which translates to MFTSPVSLAKGLDSLPSPLLFQPSLSAISSNMWRHAAKQACRGVRINFQSPRVLTFSRASLFSPRTKILSNLPQQYCVRCDSFQFRLCAKGFSGVAEAVSSTDAEEDGTAVDEIQQLMLQEMDEEEQVQLMEEEAAAEIQQLLLQEMDKEERSELGEKEAAPADEIQQLLLQEMEKEERSELVEEKAAPIGDIRELLQGMKKEKQKEVVGHRWRNQVKGVGQSRYQELRRRQVKIETEVWEEAVKEYRELLVDMCEQKLAPNLPYMKSLFLGWFEPLRDVIAKEQEMYNAGRNRTAYAPYFVQLPADKMAVIAMHKLMGLLMTGTEHATIGTARVVQAACGIGDAIENEVRIHKFLEKTKKKKGDRSKKKEAVESVDDIKDEQKLRNKVIDLMKKQKLVAVRGLVKDKDDTKPWGSVIKTKIGSRVIELLLQTAYIQPPSDQLLDDAPDIRPAFIHSFITVTKESIKSSRRYGIIQCDPLILKGLDRTARSMVIPYMPMLVPPVNWTGYDKGGHLFLPSYVMRTHGVRQQREAIKRAPRKQLEPVFEALDTLGHMKWRINKKVLSVVDRIWASGGRLADLVDRDDVPLPDEPDTDDEAKIKKWKWKVKSVQKENRERYSLRCDIELKLAVARKMKDEEGFYYPHNVDFRGRAYPMHPHLNHLGSDLCRGILEFADGRPLGKSGLQWLKIHLANLYAGGVDKLSHEGRLAFSENHFEDIFDSADKPLEGRRWWLKAEDPLQCLAVCITLTEALRSPSPETFISHIPVHQDGSCNGLQHYAALGRDKLGAVAVNLVAGEKPADVYSGIAARVSNIMHRDAQKDPAIFPDAVHARNLVNQVDRKLVKQTVMTSVYGVTYIGAREQIKRRLKERNAISEDAELFGASCYAAKVTLTALEEMFQGARGIMTWLGDCAKIIASENQPVRWSTPLGLPVVQPYRKLGTHIIKTSLQMLTLQRETDKVMVRRQRTAFPPNFVHSLDGSHMMMTAVACKKEGLDFAGVHDSYWTHACDVDKMNRLLREKFVELYETPVLENLLESFQSSFPSLSFPPLPERGDFDLREVLESPYFFN; encoded by the exons ATGTTCACTTCCCCCGTTTCCCTCGCCAAGGGACTTGATTCTCTTCCCAGCCCGCTACTTTTCCAACCCTCTCTCTCAGCCATTTCCTCGAACATGTGGCGGCACGCTGCCAAACAAGCCTGCCGCGGTGTTAGGATCAACTTCCAGTCGCCCAGAGTTCTAACTTTCTCCCGTGCTTCCCTTTTCTCTCCCAGAACCAAGATTCTGTCCAACTTGCCACAACAATATTGTGTTAGGTGCGACAGTTTTCAGTTTCGGTTATGCGCTAAAGGGTTCTCCGGCGTTGCTGAGGCGGTTTCTTCCACTGACGCAGAGGAAGATGGGACTGCTGTTGATGAAATTCAGCAGCTGATGTTGCAGGAGATGGATGAAGAAGAGCAGGTGCAATTGATGGAGGAGGAGGCTGCTGCTGAAATTCAGCAGCTGCTTTTGCAGGAGATGGATAAAGAAGAGAGGAGTGAATTGGGGGAGAAAGAGGCTGCCCCGGCTGATGAAATTCAACAACTGTTGTTACAGGAgatggagaaagaagagaggagtGAATTGGTGGAGGAAAAGGCTGCCCCAATTGGTGACATTCGAGAACTGTTGCAGGGGATgaagaaggagaagcagaaGGAGGTGGTTGGTCATAGGTGGCGGAATCAGGTGAAGGGTGTGGGGCAGTCTAGGTACCAGGAGTTGAGAAGAAGGCAGGTGAAGATTGAGACCGAGGTGTGGGAAGAGGCGGTAAAGGAGTATAGGGAGCTTTTGGTGGACATGTGTGAGCAGAAGCTGGCACCCAACTTGCCGTACATGAAGTCGCTATTTCTTGGCTGGTTTGAGCCTCTTAGGGATGTCATTGCCAAGGAACAGGAAATGTATAATGCAGGGAGGAACAGGACAGCCTATGCACCCTACTTTGTTCAGTTGCCGGCAGACAAGATGGCTGTTATCGCAATGCATAAGTTGATGGGGCTGTTGATGACCGGAACCGAGCATGCCACCATTGGCACTGCCAGGGTTGTGCAGGCTGCGTGCGGCATAGGTGATGCCATTGAAAATGAG GTTAGAATACACAAGTTCTTGGAGAAAACTAAGAAGAAAAAGGGTGATAGAAGCAAGAAAAAGGAAGCAGTTGAATCTGTTGATGACATCAAAGACGAACAAAAGCTGAGGAATAAAGTCATTGATTTGATGAAAAAGCAAAAGCTAGTCGCAGTGAGGGGACTGGTGAAGGACAAGGACGATACAAAACCGTGGGGATCAGTCATAAAGACTAAG ATTGGAAGCCGTGTAATTGAGCTCTTGTTGCAAACAGCATATATACAACCACCATCAGATCAATTACTGGATGATGCACCTGATATCCGACCTGcatttattcattcatttataACAGTGACAAAAGAGTCAAT tAAATCAAGCAGAAGATATGGTATTATTCAGTGTGACCCTCTAATTCTTAAAGGACTTGACAGGACT GCAAGAAGTATGGTCATTCCTTATATGCCTATGTTGGTTCCACCAGTCAATTGGACAGG CTATGACAAAGGTGGACACTTGTTCTTACCCTCTTATGTCATGCGTACTCATGGAGTCAGGCAACAACGTGAAGCTATTAAGAGGGCCCCTAGGAAGCAATTAGAGCCTGTATTTGAG GCTCTGGATACTCTTGGGCATATGAAATGGAGGATAAATAAAAAGGTACTGAGTGTTGTAGACAGGATATGGGCTAGTGGAGGCCGTCTTGCTGATTTGGTGGACCGCGATGAT GTTCCTTTACCTGATGAACCAGATACTGATGATGAAGCAAAGATAAAGAAATGGAAGTGGAAAGTCAAATCTGTGCAGAAAGAGAACAGAGAGAGATATTCACTACGTTGTGACATAGAACTTAAACTTGCT GTAGCACGGAAAATGAAGGATGAAGAGGGTTTTTACTACCCACACAATGTTGATTTCCGAGGGCGCGCATATCCCATGCACCCACACTTAAATCACCTAGGTTCAGATTTATGCCGGGGAATATTGGAATTCGCAGATGGACGCCCTCTAGGGAAGTCTGGCCTACAGTGGCTGAAGATACACTTAGCAAATCTCTATGCTGGTGGTGTTGATAAACTATCCCATGAGGGACGCCTAGCATTTAGTGAAAATCATTTCGAAGACATATTTGATTCTGCAGACAAACCTCTTGAAGGGAGGCGGTGGTGGTTGAAAGCAGAAGATCCATTGCAGTGCTTAGCTGTGTGCATAACTTTAACTGAAGCTTTGAGAAGCCCGTCACCAGAAACATTCATCTCACATATTCCAGTACATCAG GATGGCTCCTGCAATGGCTTACAACATTATGCTGCCTTGGGGAGAGACAAG TTAGGAGCTGTTGCTGTCAATCTAGTTGCAGGAGAGAAGCCAGCAGATGTTTACTCAGGAATAGCAGCTAG AGTATCAAACATTATGCATAGGGATGCTCAGAAAGATCCTGCAATTTTTCCTGATGCTGTTCATGCGAGGAATTTAGTTAATCAG GTGGACAGAAAATTGGTTAAGCAGACAGTGATGACATCAGTGTATGGTGTCACTTACATTGGTGCACGGGAACAGATAAAGAGGAGATTGAAAGAAAGGAATGCCATTTCAGAGGATGCAGAGCTCTTTGGTGCTTCTTGTTACGCTGCAAAG GTCACCTTAACTGCCTTAGAGGAAATGTTTCAAGGTGCGCGAGGTATCATGACCTGGCTTGGTGACTGTGCAAAA ATAATTGCATCCGAAAATCAACCAGTACGCTGGAGCACTCCTCTTGGACTTCCTGTGGTGCAACCTTACCGAAAACTAGGAACACATATT ATCAAAACTTCACTTCAGATGTTGACATTGCAACGAGAAACAGACAAG GTCATGGTTAGGAGGCAGAGGACAGCATTTCCACCAAATTTTGTTCACTCGCTTGATGGTTCTCATATGATGATGACTGCAGTTGCCTGCAAAAAGGAAGGCTTGGATTTTGCAG GGGTTCATGATTCATATTGGACACATGCATGTGATGTtgataaaatgaacagattgctTCGAGAGAAGTTTGTAGAACTCTACGAGACCCCAGTACTGGAAAAT TTACTGGAAAGCTTTCAGAGTTCTTTCCCATCATTATCTTTTCCACCCTTGCCTGAACGAGGAGACTTTGACTTGAGGGAAGTTTTAGAGTCACCATATTTCTTCAACTGA